DNA sequence from the Magnetospirillum sp. WYHS-4 genome:
TGCCCCCTGGCCGCCGAGGTCACCTCGTTGATGGCCAGCAGGCCGCGCGAGGCTGGCTTGGCGGCGTTCTCGATGCGGGCCAGCGCCCGGCTGCCCTCGTCGCCCAACTGGACCAGGGCGCGCCGGACCACCTCGCCGTCGCGGACGGCCAGGCGGATGGTGAGACTGCGTTCGCTCATGTGGTTTGGTTCTCGGTGCGCAGGCGCGCGAGCCCTTCCAGCAATCCGGCTTCTGCCTCGGGCAGCAGGTCGGCGACGGCGGCGGTGTCAAATCCCAGGGCGTCGGAGAGACGCAAGGCGACGGCCATGTCGATGCCGACCACCGCGCCGCCGGGGGCGAAGCGAAGCTGACCAGCGACCCGCAGCAGGATGTCCCAGGTCTGCCAGCCCGCCTCGGTCAGGGGCTCGGATTGGCGGTAGGGGCAGGCGTCGCCGCAGGAGCAGCCGTTTTCCCGGCATCCCCGGCAATATCCAGGGCCCCCGCCGAAATGCCATGCGGCGCGGGCCCGGATGCGTTTCCCTCGGCGGCCCGCTCTTCCAAAGGCGCCAGATAGCGGTGATAGAACAGCGCCGCCAGCAGGGGATGGCCGTCGATGAAGGCGGCCACCGTGTCGTCGGTCACGGGCGCGTCGATCCCCTCCCAGGCGATGACGGCGTAGAGGGCGAGCCCCTTGATCATCAGCGCCCGCATCAAGCCGCGCCGGACAGGTTCGTCGCCGGGATCGAGCCCCTCGGCTTCCGCGCGGGTTGCGGCCCAGTCGTCGAACACCTTCTCGGCCTGGGCCTGGATCATGGCGTAGGCCGGGGTGGTGATGGGGCGGACCTGTAGGCGGACGCCGTCGGCCAGGTCGAGCCAGACGGGCTCGCGGTTACCCAGCTTGATCATCAGTAGCTCTCCACATCGTTGGTGAGGGTTACGGCCATCATCCGGCCGGCGGCGGAATTGTTGGCCGCCCGCCAGTCGAAGCTGGCCTGCACGCCGCCGGGACCGGAGATGGCGCGCTTCGGCTTGGGCAGGTAGACCTCGTGGGCCTCGATCACCAACTGCTCGGTCGCCGAGATCACGTAGGCGAACTCCAGGGCCACCGGGTCGCCCGAGGTGGCCCTGTCGAGCAGCGCGGTGTCGGCGAAGCGGACTTCGATCGCGCCGGTCAGCGCCGCGATGGTCGGATCCGCCCCGTCGATCTTGCCGTCCGAGCGGATGGTCTCGATCCGCTCCAGGTTGTTGGTGTAGGTCAGGCTCGCCCCGGTCAGATTGGCGAGGGGCGCGCCATCCAGCTTCACTTGCCCCTGGAACTGGCCGAAGCGCTTGAAGGGATGCGTCGCGGGCGTGCCGGCCTGGGACGCGGCAAAGCGCTCCTCTCCCTGGCCGATCGCGTTGAAGGTCGCGTTGGCGTGGCCCGAGCGCTGGAAGTTGAGCGCCATGGAATTGAGGCGCACGCCGCCGATCAGGAAGAAGGCTGGCACCTCGGGCATGCCGACTTCGACCGAAAGGCTGGGCAGCGCCATGGCGCCCGACCCGAAAACATGGTCGTAGGGATCGGTGCCGGTGGTGTTCGGCGCCCCCAGCAGCGCCTTCAGCCAGTGGCCGAAGAAGCGCAGATCGACCGGCACCACCATGTCGCCCTCGACCTTGATGACGTCGCGGCTTGGTGCCGCCGGATCGCGGCCCTGGCCCAGGATGTCGCTGTCGATCAGCCCCTGTTCGGAGCCGAGCGATGAGGAGACGAAGGGGAACTTGACGAAGCCCGAGGCGGGGGCGACGCCGTAGGTGGTCTCGAACGCGGCCAATACTTGAGCGTTCGCGCCATAGGCACGAGCCATGGGAACCTCCGATGATGAAAGACGGTCAGGCCAGCGGATCGCTGGAAGCGTAATGCAGGGTCACGGTCACCACCGCCCCCTTGAGGCCGGCGGCCCCAATGATGGCAAGGTCACGGGTCTGCGGCGCCGACCATTCGACCCAGTCGATAAGACCGCCCAGGGTGCGGTCGGCGGACAGTGCGGAGCCGATTTCGGCCAGCAGGACGTCGAGCGCTGCCGGGGCCTCGATCGGGGCCGTCTGGACGATGACCTCAATGTCGGCCCGGTGCTGCCAGAGATAGGTGAGCGGCGACAGCAGCACCTCGGGCTCGCCCGGATCGCCGTCCCGCAGGATCACCAGCCTACCGGCCGGCACTTTCTCCGGCAGCGGTTCCTCGCGCTTGACGGTGACGGCAGGCACGGCCTGAAGGCGCCCGAGCAGCGCCGTCAGCACCTCTTCACGTCGGGTCATGGCCTATCCCCGTCCAAGGTCGCGCCAGTTGCGCACCACCAGCCCCGGCAGGGCGGCGAGCCACTTGTTGGCGGCGCCGTCCACGTCGAGGCGCTTTCGGATCGTCACCTGGGGCACCAGGATGAACATAGGCACGGTGGCGAGCCCCCGACCGGTGCGAAGGGCCGAGGCACTGGCCTTGGCGAAGCCGCCCCGCTTGCCGGTGCGGGCGCGCAAGTTGTCGGCGACCAGTAGCGATGGTCCCCGCCGCCGATAGACGAACTTGAGCCGCGCCCCGTGCATCCGTTCCCACAGGCCGGGGTTCATCTTCTGCTTGCCGTCGCCGTACTTCCCGGCGGCCGGCGTCGGGATGGCGAGGAAGAAGCCGTGTTTGGAGCGGATCACCGCGCCGTCGGCATAGGCCCGGACGATGTTGGGTGCCTTGCTGAACACCAGCCCGGCGGCCCGGATGCTGTTCTGGCCCTTGGGGTAGATTTCGCTGCGCCAGGTGTTGGCAAGGCGCTGGCCTAACCCTGAGCCGACGATCTGGCTCCGCAGGTCGAGCTTGAGGCCGTTGGTCGCCTCGCGGATCCCCGCCGACACCGCCTCCTCCCCGGCCTTCAATTCGTCGGCAAGGAAGCGCGTGAGGTCGCCCTCGATGGCGGCGGCGATTCTCATGTCCCTGTCCGGGCTTCGCCCGTCCTCGCCTCTTGCTTCATGCCGGCCTCGTGTCCAAGGTCCAGACCAGACGCTCGGTATCGCAGAGCGGCTCGCCCTGGATGACGAAGGTCTCGCCGTCCAAGGTGATGGTGTCGCCCTCGGCCGGGGTCGGCACTTCCGAGACGCGCAGATCGAACCGCGCCGTCGCCGACACTACGCTGATGTCGCTGAACTCCGAGACCTGGTCGTTCCGTTTCGCGATCACCCGCACCGGCATCCCGTCGCCGATCCCGCCTGGACGGTAGAGGGCCGTGCGGGCGATGTTGGGATCGGCGAACAAGGCGTCGATGGCAGATGCGAAGGCTGACATGGATCAAGCCCGCTTGGCGCGGAGCAGCATCTCCGGGCGGGTGCAGATGAAGAGCGGATAGCTGTAGAGCTCGACCCGTACCCAGGCATTGCGGTCTCGATCGGGGATGGTGATGGCGTAGAGGTCCCGGCCCGGCGTGTTGACGAAGTCAAAGAACTCGGCTGGCGACCAGGCGGTCTGGAATACCCCACGGGCGCCGACGGGAAAGAACTTCGCCTTGTCCTGGCCGATGGCGAGCGTGGTGTCGTCGTCGGTGCCACGGAAGTTGTGGAAGACGATGCCGCCGAAGGGGAAGGATTCGAAGGCCATGTTCTGGCGCAGGTCGGCGGCGGCGGCCCAGTTGCGGTAGGTCTCCTTCACCGCCTCGTGGCCGATCAGATCGTCGTAGAAGGCGTCGCCGCACAGCGCATGGATACGCACCCCCGGCCCCCAGGCGCCCTTGGCCACCTTGGTCATGGAGCGCACCACGCCCGCGCACTTCTTGCGCACATCGGTGGCGGCCTGGTCGAGGGCGAAGTTGATCTCGGCCGGTTGATTGATGCCCCAGGCGTCATACCAGTCCATCAGCACCGAGCCGTCGGCATCGGTGACGATGCCCTGGACGGCGCCGAGCCGCATGTTCTCCCAGGTGAGCTCCATGTCCTCCTTGAGCCGCTCCATGCGGCCCGCCACCTCCGCCTGCACCGTCTGCAACTCGGTCTCCGAACCGCTGGCCCGCATGTTCTGGACCTCGTCGGCATTGATGCGGTCGCCCTTGGCGATGCGGGTGGTGCGGAAGTCGCGGATGTCGCGCTTGGTGGTGGTCCCTTCCTCCAGGGGCGCACCCCGGTCGGAAGTCTTGATCAGGGCCAGCGTATTCTCGCGCTTCTCGATGGCGATGGTGGTGGTGCGCACCGGCACCGGATCGAAGATGCCGAGCGAGCCCAGGAACTGGGGCCGGTACGGGATCTTCTCGACGGCGCCGGTGAGCTGGACCGCCGAGAAGGCATCGTTGTTGAAGATGTCGAGGGTGGGCATGAAGGGGCTCCTTATCGAACGATGATGCCGAGGGCGGCGAGTTCGGCGATAGCGGCCGCCTGCTGCTCGGGCGTGATGGCGTCCGGCCAGACCAGTTCTGCGCCGTTGACCTCGGCGTCACGCAGGATGGCCACAGCGGACACGTCGGCGGCGGTGGCGTCGACGCCAGAGCGCAGCAGGCCGGCGGCGGTCTCGGCACCGGTTACGGCGGCGGGATCGAGCGCGATGTACTTGCCCGAGGCGGTGATCTTGCCCAGAACGGTGCCGGGCTCCAGGACCGCGCTCTGGGCGATGGTGACGGCGTCACGGGAACGGGTGCCGCTCGCCTCGGAAACGACGAAGTCGGCGGCGTATTTGCCTTCAGTGAGAACGGTCATGGATCAGGACTCCTGCTTGGTCGAAAACATGCGGGCGATGACCGGCCCCCAGCCGTGATCGGCGGGTGGGGCCTTGGGCGTGCGGGGATCGCGTCCGCCGTCGATCACCGCCTGCTCGTCGGCACGCGCCCGGGCCTCGATCAGGGCATTGCGGACCTCGGAAAGAGACGTGGCGGCGGCGATGAAGGCGGCGGCCCGCTGGGGCACCCCGGCCAGGGCGCAGAGGTCGGAGACTTCGCGGGCATAGGCCAGCGTCTCGGCCCGCACGCGGGCTTCGACGGTTTCGGGACCGGGCATCGGGTCAGGTGCCGGCGCCATCTCGGTCGCGGGCGCCGGGGGTGCGGCGTCGGGCATGGAGTCCTCCTTCAGGGGGTCGTCGGCCAAGTGTTCGTCGGCCAGCACGGCCGGAGCATTGCGGAAGCGGGAGAGATCGAAGCGGGCGGTGGCGCGGATCGGCTTGTCCACCCGGTCGGCGAAGCCGGCCGCGACCGCATCGTTGGCGGTCAGCCAGGTCTCGGCGGCCATCAACTGCTCGATGTCGGCCTCGGGCTTGCGGGTGCGATCCCGGTACGCGGAAACCAGTCCGCCCTTGATGCGATCCAGGGCCTCGGCCATGGCGCGCATCTCCGGGGCGGTGCCGACCACGATGCCGGCCGGGTCGTGGATCATCATCATGGCGTTCTCGGGCATGACGATCTCGTCCCCGGCCATGGCGATGACGCTGGCGATCGAGGCGGCGATGCCGTCGATCCATACCGTCTTCCTGGCCGAGAGGCGCTTCAGGCTGTTGTGGATGGCGAGACCGTCGAAGACCGAGCCGCCGGGGCTGTTGATGCGCAGCGTGATCCTGGCCGCCTTGCCCACCGACTTCAGGTCGTCGGCAAACTGTTTGGCGGTGATGCCGAAGGCGCCGATCTCGTCATAGATCAGAATTTCCGCGTCACCACTCGCAGCGTCGCGGATGTCGTACCAAGACCTCATGGGTCACTCCTTGTTGTCGGGCGGATCGGGTTGATCCTGTTGATCTGGCTGATCCGGCTGGTCCGGGGTCATGCGGGCACCTTGCGTCTCACCGGCCCCCTTTCCGAATTCGAGCCCCAGCGAGCGTTCCCGCTCCTGGTCGGCGGCGATGCGCCCGTCCACTTCCTCGGCGTCGTAGCCGAGTTCGTCGATGATGTCGGAGCGGGCCTTCCAGCCGGCGTCCTGGGCCATCTTCTCGGCCTGGGCGTCTTTCAGGGGATCGATCCACTCCCACTTGGGCGGCTTCCAGTCCACGTCGAGGAAGGCGCGCGGATCCTCGGCATAGCCCGGCAGATCGAGCGCGCCGGAGAGCACTGCATCTTTCATCCAGCGCAACCAGACCGGCCGACAGAGCTGCCAGCCGAACACAGCATGCTGCATCTGCACCATGCGGCGGCGGAACTCGATCATGCCGAGCCGCTGGCTGGAGAAGTTGCCCCGGCTGTAGTCGCCGGTGGCGGTGGCATAGGGCACGCCCATGGCCGCCGAGGTGTCGAGATCTGCCCGGTAGCGGAAGGGCTCGAAGTCGCTGCCGACCCCGGTGGGGGTCGAGAAGCGGATGTCCTCGCCGGGCAGCAGAACCTGCATGGTGCCGGGCTGGAGGGGAGCGCGGGCGATGCCGTCGCCGTCCTCGCCCTCCATCTCGTTCAGCAGCGCATCCTCGGGCGCGTTCTTGACCACGAAGGCGACGAACAGGGCCGCCGTCTTCTGGCGCTCCACCTGGGCGTCCATGTACTGGTCCATCTGGTGCAGCCGC
Encoded proteins:
- a CDS encoding Clp protease ClpP encodes the protein MRSWYDIRDAASGDAEILIYDEIGAFGITAKQFADDLKSVGKAARITLRINSPGGSVFDGLAIHNSLKRLSARKTVWIDGIAASIASVIAMAGDEIVMPENAMMMIHDPAGIVVGTAPEMRAMAEALDRIKGGLVSAYRDRTRKPEADIEQLMAAETWLTANDAVAAGFADRVDKPIRATARFDLSRFRNAPAVLADEHLADDPLKEDSMPDAAPPAPATEMAPAPDPMPGPETVEARVRAETLAYAREVSDLCALAGVPQRAAAFIAAATSLSEVRNALIEARARADEQAVIDGGRDPRTPKAPPADHGWGPVIARMFSTKQES
- a CDS encoding phage tail tube protein, translated to MARAYGANAQVLAAFETTYGVAPASGFVKFPFVSSSLGSEQGLIDSDILGQGRDPAAPSRDVIKVEGDMVVPVDLRFFGHWLKALLGAPNTTGTDPYDHVFGSGAMALPSLSVEVGMPEVPAFFLIGGVRLNSMALNFQRSGHANATFNAIGQGEERFAASQAGTPATHPFKRFGQFQGQVKLDGAPLANLTGASLTYTNNLERIETIRSDGKIDGADPTIAALTGAIEVRFADTALLDRATSGDPVALEFAYVISATEQLVIEAHEVYLPKPKRAISGPGGVQASFDWRAANNSAAGRMMAVTLTNDVESY
- a CDS encoding acyl-CoA transferase, which encodes MTRREEVLTALLGRLQAVPAVTVKREEPLPEKVPAGRLVILRDGDPGEPEVLLSPLTYLWQHRADIEVIVQTAPIEAPAALDVLLAEIGSALSADRTLGGLIDWVEWSAPQTRDLAIIGAAGLKGAVVTVTLHYASSDPLA
- a CDS encoding phage portal protein, yielding MKSFLRRLGLAPKARLESAMRSRRLASWVPPVRNINTHVVADGDLTLRRAREIVLSSPLATNACEAFVANVVGSGIKPAPLVEDKEARRLIRKVWRRWTDEADADGLTDFYGLQALVAREVFVAGECFVRLRARRPEDGLVVPLQLQLLQAEMLPLGKTETAPGGNAIRCGIEFDKIGRRVAYWFLRRHPGDETDRTYSPEQFVRVPADEVLHIRKPMEAGQLRGLPHITPALVRLHQMDQYMDAQVERQKTAALFVAFVVKNAPEDALLNEMEGEDGDGIARAPLQPGTMQVLLPGEDIRFSTPTGVGSDFEPFRYRADLDTSAAMGVPYATATGDYSRGNFSSQRLGMIEFRRRMVQMQHAVFGWQLCRPVWLRWMKDAVLSGALDLPGYAEDPRAFLDVDWKPPKWEWIDPLKDAQAEKMAQDAGWKARSDIIDELGYDAEEVDGRIAADQERERSLGLEFGKGAGETQGARMTPDQPDQPDQQDQPDPPDNKE
- a CDS encoding head decoration protein, giving the protein MTVLTEGKYAADFVVSEASGTRSRDAVTIAQSAVLEPGTVLGKITASGKYIALDPAAVTGAETAAGLLRSGVDATAADVSAVAILRDAEVNGAELVWPDAITPEQQAAAIAELAALGIIVR
- a CDS encoding DUF6441 family protein — encoded protein: MRIAAAIEGDLTRFLADELKAGEEAVSAGIREATNGLKLDLRSQIVGSGLGQRLANTWRSEIYPKGQNSIRAAGLVFSKAPNIVRAYADGAVIRSKHGFFLAIPTPAAGKYGDGKQKMNPGLWERMHGARLKFVYRRRGPSLLVADNLRARTGKRGGFAKASASALRTGRGLATVPMFILVPQVTIRKRLDVDGAANKWLAALPGLVVRNWRDLGRG
- a CDS encoding major capsid protein: MPTLDIFNNDAFSAVQLTGAVEKIPYRPQFLGSLGIFDPVPVRTTTIAIEKRENTLALIKTSDRGAPLEEGTTTKRDIRDFRTTRIAKGDRINADEVQNMRASGSETELQTVQAEVAGRMERLKEDMELTWENMRLGAVQGIVTDADGSVLMDWYDAWGINQPAEINFALDQAATDVRKKCAGVVRSMTKVAKGAWGPGVRIHALCGDAFYDDLIGHEAVKETYRNWAAAADLRQNMAFESFPFGGIVFHNFRGTDDDTTLAIGQDKAKFFPVGARGVFQTAWSPAEFFDFVNTPGRDLYAITIPDRDRNAWVRVELYSYPLFICTRPEMLLRAKRA